The DNA sequence GCCATTCTCTTCATCATCATGGCGCTGGCCGGCCTCGGCCTGGCGGTGGTCAATGCCCTGCACGACAGCGCATGGGGCACGTTCACCATTGCCACGACCATCCCGATCGCGCTGACGATGGGGCTTTACATGTACCGTCTGCGCAAGGGCAAAATCGCGGAGGCCTCCGCCCTCGGCGTGATCCTGCTGATTGTGGCCGTGGTGGCGGGCCGCCACGTCTCCGACTCCGCGCTCGCCCCGTTTTTCACCCTGCCCAAGCATGAAATCACGCTGGCGATTGCCGTCTACGGCTTCAGCGCCTCCATTTTACCGGTATGGATGCTGCTCTGCCCGCGCGACTATTTGAGTTCCTACATGAAAATCGGCACCATCGCTTTTCTAGTGATCGGTATCTTCGTGGTGCATCCGGATTTGAAAATGCCGGCGCTCACCTCTTTCATCGCCGGTGGCGGCCCCATCGTGCCGGGCAAGCTCTACCCCTTTGTGTTCATCACCATCGCCTGCGGCGCGATCTCCGGCTTTCACGCGCTGATCGGCTCGGGCACGACGCCGAAGATGCTGGACAAGGAAACGCATGCCCGCCCCATCGGCTACGGCGCGATGTTGATCGAAAGTCTGGTGGGCGTGACCGCGCTGCTTGCCGCCAGCGCCCTGCATCCCGCCGATTATTTCGCCATCAATGTGCCGGTCGAGAAATTTGCCAGCCTGGGCATGAGCGTGGTGAATCTGCCCGGGCTCGAGCAGCAAGTGGGCGAGGCGGTGCAGGGGCGCACCGGTGGCGCCGTTTCCCTGGCGGTGGGCATGACGCAAATTTTCACCGCCCTGCCCGGCATGAAACATTTGCTGGCCTACTGGTATCACTTCGCCATCATGTTCGAGGCGCTGTTCATTCTCACCACCATCGACACCGGCACGCGCGTGGCCCGCTTCCTGGTGCAGGGATTTTTGGGCAAGTTCTACAAACCGCTGGAGCGCACCGACTGGATGCCGGGCACGATTCTCTCCAGCGCCCTGGTGTGTGCCGCCTGGACCTGCTTCATCTTCACCGGCAGCATCAGTCAAATCTGACCGAGGTTCGGGGTGGCCAATCAACTGCTGGCCGCCATCGCTCTGGCGGTCGGCACCACCGTCATCATCAATACCGGCCGCGCGCGCTATGCCTGAGTCACCCTGATGCCACTGACCTTTGTCGGCACGACCACGCTGGTGGCGGGCTGGCAAAACATCACCGACAACTTTTGGCCGTTGACGCACACGCCGGCCAGGGCGCTGCAGGGTTATGTCGATTCGGTGTTGACCGCGGTGATCATGCTGTCCGCCGTCATCGTGTTTGGCAATTGCCTGTGGCACTGGTTGGGCGTCTTGCGTCGTGCCGGCATGCTTGCACGAACAACAGCCGGAACATTGTAGTGTCACGGCTGGCAGTCCTCCGTCTGTTGTCCCACGTTGCCACGCCCGCTGACTCGAAAGGTGGACATGTCTTATCTGTTTCTTTTTCTCACCGGTTTCCTCATTTCGCGCATGAGTGTGCGCTACCATTTGATTGAGCACTTTTTTGCCCGGCTGTTCAAGGCGCGCCGTGATTCCTTCAAGCGATTTCTGCTGTATTTGATGATTGCCGCCACCGTGGTGTCGATGCTCACGCCCAACTTCCTCACCGCCCTCACACTGCTGCCCATGCTCAACACCCTGGCCGGGAGTTTAGCAAAGCATCACGACGCCCGCCTGGCACGCCGGCTGACCACCATCATGGTGTGTGCGGTAATGTACGGCTGCAACATCGGCGGCATGGGGTCGCTGGTCGGCAGCCCGGCCAATGCACTCATGCTGGGTGCGCTGGAACTTTTCAAAGTAGCCGGCCGCGAAAAAATCAACTTTCTTTCCTGGTTCGGGTGGAGTCTGCCGCTGGTGGTGATCATGATTTTTTTGGCCTGGGCGCAGAGCGTATATTTGTTCGTGCCGAAGGCGCAGCGCAGAGAAGGCCTCGACCTCCCCGAATTTCCCCTCCGGCCGCCACAGGGTGGCAGGGTGCGCCTCGCCGGGTTGACGATCGCCATTTGGTTCGTCTTCTGGGCACTGCATTCGATCCTGCAGCTCATGCTGCCCCTGCCCGGCTGGCGTATCACCGTCATGAATTTCGAACTGAGCTGGAGTTCGTGGGACAAGCTCGCTGCGATTTTTACCCTGGCCTTCCTCGTGCTGCTGTTCGCTCCTTTGTTTCGCAATCCCCACCAGCCGCGCGAATCACTGCTGCGCTTCGCCGACATCTTGCATGAGCTGCCGCTCCGTGCCTTTGCCTTTGTGGCTGCCATCCTGGCGGTCAGTGGCGCATTGATGTCTTGCGACGTACCGGAATGGCTGGCCAGCCATCTGGTGAAACTCATTCCGGCAGGGCTGTCGCCCTTTGTTTTGTACTTCTTGCTGTGTTTCATTACCACCATGTCCACCGAAGCGTTCAGTAACACCGCCATTGCGGTAGTGCTCTTTCCCCTGGTGCACAGCCTGGCGGTGCACCTGGGTTTGAATCCGATGGTCGCACTTATGGCGGTTGGTCTGGCCTCCACCAATGCCTTTATGTTGCCACTCGGCACGCCGGTGAACGCGCTGCTCTATGGCGGGGTGAGAAATGTCTCGTTGGGGGTGATGGCAGGCGCCGGTTTGGCGCTGAATTTCATGAGTGCCCTCTGTATGGCCGGTTTTCTGGAATACCTGATCCCGTGGTATTATGGACTGTGACAGCAACCCGGCGTGGCAGCGAGCCTTGCGTGGGGCGGCGGCCGGCAACAGCACCTGAAGGGCAGGTCGGTCATGCAACGTAATGGCAGCGGGTGAAGCATGAAACCCATTCCCACAGACTCGCCCGGCAGTGTCTGGACAAACCGGCTTTACCGGTCAGCCGTCTTTGTTGTGGCGGCGCTGGCTTACTGGTCGATTTCCTCCCTGCCGGTGCCGGCGAATTTGCAGCCGCAGGCCCTGAAAGCCGTGGGCATCTTCACCGTTTGCATTCTCTTCTATGTCACCAACGTCATCCCGCTGATGATCACCAGCCTGCTGGCGGTGATTTTGTTTCCGCTTGCCGGCGTGCTCGATTCCCAAACCACCTTCGCGCTGTTCGGCAACCCGGTGGTGTTTTTCATTCTCGGGGCGTTTATTTTGGCTTCCCCCTTCGTGCGCAGTGGTTTGTCGCGCCGCATCGCACTGGCCGTGCTGCAGCGCTTTGGTACCTCGCCGCGCCGTCTGCTGCTCGGGGTGCTGGTCTTCCCGGCGTTTCTCTCCTGTTGGATGTCGGAGCATGCCGTGGCCGCCATGATTTTTCCCATCGTGCTGGAGATCGGCGATTGCCTGAAGTTGACGCCGCAAACCAGCCGTTTCGGCAAAGCGCTTTTTCTGGCGATGGCATACGGTTGCATCATCGGCGGCATCACCACTTTCCTGGGCGGCGGTCGCGCGCCGCTGGCTGTCGGCATTTTGAAGGAAACCACCGGCCTGACCGTGGATTTCCTGCCGTGGGCGCTGGCGGCGCTGCCGACGATGCTGCTGTTGCTGGTGGCCGCCTATTCTGTTTTGGTGGTGTTTTATCCGCCCGAGGTGGAAAGTGTCGAAGAAGTACAGGAACTGCTGGCGCAGCGCCGTCAGCAGCTTGGCCCGCTGAAGCGTCGGGAGCTGACGGTCGGCCTGCTGGTGCTAGGGACCATTCTCTGTTGGATGAGCGTGGGCCGGGACTTCGGCCTGGCCAACATCGCCATCATCGCCGTAGTGCTGGCGTTCGTGTTCAAATTGACGGAATGGCGGGAAGTGGAGGAAGACGTGAACTGGGGCATCTTCTTGATGTACGGCGGCGCCATTTGTCTGGGCTATGCCATGGAAAAAACCGGCGGCGCGGCGTGGCTGGCACACCACACGTTTGGCAGCTTTGTGCATTCACCGGTGATGCTGATGGCCGCCATTTCCCTGTTCTCCATCCTGCTCACCGAAGTCATCAGCAATTCCGCGGTGGTGGCCCTGTTCATGCCGGTGGCCCTGAGTATGGGCCGCGATCTTGGCATTGATCCACGCGTGATGACCATGGTGGTTGCCATCCCCAGCGGGCTGGCCTTCATGCTGCCGATGGGCACTCCCGCCACCGCCATAGCCTTCTCCTCGGGTTTCCTGCGCGTGAGTGACACTGTTCGCACTGGCCTGATGCTCAACTTCGTGGGCTGGATCGTCTTCAATCTCTTTATCCACTTCTTGTGGCCAATTCTGGGATTTCAAGTGCCCTGAGC is a window from the candidate division KSB1 bacterium genome containing:
- a CDS encoding DASS family sodium-coupled anion symporter; this translates as MKPIPTDSPGSVWTNRLYRSAVFVVAALAYWSISSLPVPANLQPQALKAVGIFTVCILFYVTNVIPLMITSLLAVILFPLAGVLDSQTTFALFGNPVVFFILGAFILASPFVRSGLSRRIALAVLQRFGTSPRRLLLGVLVFPAFLSCWMSEHAVAAMIFPIVLEIGDCLKLTPQTSRFGKALFLAMAYGCIIGGITTFLGGGRAPLAVGILKETTGLTVDFLPWALAALPTMLLLLVAAYSVLVVFYPPEVESVEEVQELLAQRRQQLGPLKRRELTVGLLVLGTILCWMSVGRDFGLANIAIIAVVLAFVFKLTEWREVEEDVNWGIFLMYGGAICLGYAMEKTGGAAWLAHHTFGSFVHSPVMLMAAISLFSILLTEVISNSAVVALFMPVALSMGRDLGIDPRVMTMVVAIPSGLAFMLPMGTPATAIAFSSGFLRVSDTVRTGLMLNFVGWIVFNLFIHFLWPILGFQVP
- a CDS encoding SLC13 family permease, translating into MDMSYLFLFLTGFLISRMSVRYHLIEHFFARLFKARRDSFKRFLLYLMIAATVVSMLTPNFLTALTLLPMLNTLAGSLAKHHDARLARRLTTIMVCAVMYGCNIGGMGSLVGSPANALMLGALELFKVAGREKINFLSWFGWSLPLVVIMIFLAWAQSVYLFVPKAQRREGLDLPEFPLRPPQGGRVRLAGLTIAIWFVFWALHSILQLMLPLPGWRITVMNFELSWSSWDKLAAIFTLAFLVLLFAPLFRNPHQPRESLLRFADILHELPLRAFAFVAAILAVSGALMSCDVPEWLASHLVKLIPAGLSPFVLYFLLCFITTMSTEAFSNTAIAVVLFPLVHSLAVHLGLNPMVALMAVGLASTNAFMLPLGTPVNALLYGGVRNVSLGVMAGAGLALNFMSALCMAGFLEYLIPWYYGL